TACTATGTTCATGTCTATTTATTATGTTTATAGAAACTGGGAGCTAATAGCAGCATGGACTGGAGCACAATTTAATGTGCCAGTGAAGTTCATCACAGGTGATTCAGATTTAGTATATGTTTCTTTTGGTTCAAAGCAATACATTGAGAGTGGTGATTTTAAGAAAGATGTGCCAAATTTGAAGGAAGTAGTTATACAGGATGGTGTGGCTCACTTCAACAACCAAGAAGCTGCTGATGAAATCAGCAATCACATTTATGAATTCATCAAGAAGTATTAGTTATGATCTTATTAACTCAATTCTTAAGCAAGTATTCACTATAAGTTTTGTCTAAATTGTCTTCTAATAAATGGCTTAGCTACAATCTATGTTACTTTGTACTCGTGGTTGTGCTATTATGGACATTTTATTGTTCTAATGAATTGGAAATTTATTTGATATGTTTCTCTTTGCATGATCAACTACTTATCTCTACTCAatgataaaaatcatataaagaCACCATCTATGTATTTTCTAATTTAGTCACTTGTTTGTTAAGTTAGTTATTGTTTATCTTTCATAACCCTCCATTCACATTGTAACTCTTAGCTTTAAAAAGAAAGTTTAATGAGAATGAGTAGATATTTTCATACATTTAATTTAGTCGTGTGTTTGATAGCGAGTCAAGGATGACCCATATGTTATAGTAAGAAGAGCGGAAAGAATGTTAAACAAAACATGACAAGCATAAATAAAACTTTGATTGAAGAAAGGTAAATAAATAAGATATTGTTGTTTATACATGTAATAGGAAACCATAAGGCAACAATATCCTATCAGCATTAAACATAACATCAAGACTTTCAACTTGAGGCATTGCACCTTCATCCTCCACGAAAGCTTCTTCCTAAACGAATTTGTGCATGTCAAGTTGTGAGCATAGAATATGAATACCTTAACGAATCACTTCCACTTGGTCGGAGGATTGGTCAAAGTTTATGTGCTCCATTTTAAGAGTTTTCTGGAGGGCATCATCAACTTCCTTCCTCAATCCAACCACCCATCCCTCACAGGCTTCACGATCCTTATACTTAGTTTCCTTCCCCTGTTGAAAATCTCCCATGACCTCGTTAGCACGGGATTTCATTTTCGCAACAGCACTGGTAGCCTCCATTCGAGATTTTTTCTTTGCTTCTAGAGAGGATTCGAGCTCAATAATCCTGGCAGCAAGAGAGGAAGGGGATCCATGAATTTTCCCCTCCTCTTAAAGAGACTCTACACGACTAGCCTATTCCTAAAGGACCAACAGTTATTTTTGAAGATTGGGTCTCTCTTGTTCAGCCGCCTCACACTTTTCCTTTCAAGTATTCATTTACTTGGAAGGATTACCCATACCTAAAACATCACTTCAAACGAAAACATTTAGGAAAAAAATAGAGAAGCAGTATGGTAAGTGAAGAAAGTGACCTAAGAGATAGCAATGAGTGCCTCATGAGAAGTGCGAGGAATCTAGGATGGAAAAATGGCCGATAGCTTGAGAAAAGGAGTGGATGACCTAGAAAAAGAACCATTGGACAGCCGAGAATGTTTATCCAAATATACCTATGGAAGaggactatgatccttttcttggTCCATTTTGTTATTAGGAGAAGGATATTGAGTCTTGTCTTTAACAACTGCAGTATAAACCCTAGAGGCAAGGTGGCCTGGGCCAAGGGAATTCCAATAGTCATAGAAGAAATATCCCTCAATGTTCCCTAATTTCTCCATGAAGGATATATCATGCTTTAGACCATTCTCAAATATCCAATACTTAAGACCCTTTTCACTTCCTCCTACTTCCACAACTACTTGCATGAAACAGTTAATGTACACTCGCAAGCTAGTCTTCTTCCCCATGCATTATCCCACTGAGGGAAACTAGTGTCACTAATTGCCTTTTTCAAGTTGAAAAATAAGAAGTGAAGTTCTCACACTGATTGTCCCAAGAGTTAATGCTCGTGTCAAGTAAAGACTTAAATCAGAGTATCCACGATCCTATTAGTGTTGGTACAAATAGTTTACACTTAGgatgtgtttggttcgaggtagagcgaggggaggggagaggaggggaggggagggaatatttaaaataaaatgtgtttggttcaatttttaggagggaaAGGAGGGGAGCAAATTCCCTCCAAatgacactttttgcgttcctccgaatcggggggattcggagaggaggggaggggatatgagttttaatattaattaaattaatatatttactaaaataacctcaattttattttattattttaaaaatattattttctttcacgttcctacttttctttttgtgatttttttctaTTGCTTCCATCAATTTATTGCAATTATtcttcaccttcaaattattttttatttttttatttaataaaattataactactataattttttgttttttattataatttattttatgtattcaaaagttgttatcaacacaTAGTTTATTTTGTGCCGAAAGTTATAATAcgaatcaagtgtactcaatttttttaatattatgcgataagttataactttttaatcactcagttattaaaatattatttccaataaaatatttatgaaatttttacaattgaatatcatatcacctatataaaattacaaggataaaattgtaaattattattaaaatccctcccctcccctcgtgaaccaaacatatttttaaacgaaatcccttccctcccctcccctcccctcccctccccttgtttgaaccaaacatatatataattacaaaaaatccaTCCCCTCCTCTCCCCctcccttccctccattaaaatccctcccctcccctccccctcatttgaaccaaacagacccttagttGACTGTCAACGTGGAAGTAGTTTAAACTGTCATCTATTAGTGTTGGTACACTTAGTTTACACTTAGTTAATGCGTGTTGTATTTGTTTGTCCAGATCTCTATTCTTGTCGTACTCCTTTAACTTTGGAGGTTCTTCCAGCAACTTTGGTATCTAGTTTTCCAGTATACGAGCACAAAGATGATCCTTCTTCGAATTCTTCACAGGTGGTATCTCTACTTGTTCCTCAGGAGGAACGGGACTACCTCAACCTCATCTTGGGCTGTGAGGAGGAGTTTGACGTCCTTTTCTCTTTTGGTGATTTGGAAATTTCATAACTCTATCATTTCTAACATGGCCGACTCAAGGACGATTGTTCAACTTCCTTTGGAAGTGGCTTTCTACACCATGTTCCCCTTCGAATTCACGTTCTACAAGCATTCTTTCGAACAAAGTAATCTTTCTTCTATGACTTGCGAGTTTTGCTGTCGAACTATGTTGTACATATTATTCAATAACTCGTTCACACCTTGTATTCTGAGGCTAACTTGTAAGAACAGAAACCCATGTAGTGCCTCTGGTGTTGAGATCGATGGTGGTGCTGGTGGTTTGAGTGAATACTCACCTTGTTGGAACTGCAAAGCATGTCCTACTATCTGAGGAGGTAAGAGAAGATTTGGATGTCACGAAGTGTTCACAATGACACTATCTGCACCGCATGAGGAGGAGGGAAATCTCTTGCGGATAGAGTAGTGGCAAGAACAACGACTGTTTCGCCCAAAGTGGCGGAGCGAGTGACTTTAGATCTTCTATTGTTGGAAATATGGAGATTAGAAATTTAGAAATTCTAAAAATCAGAGTTGATTTGCTACCAAACTAAATAGAAAATAGTAGGTATGTGGCTTAATCTCAAGAATTCTGATCTGCTAGGTTGATAAAGCTTCGAATATATGAATCAAAATAGGTGTATTCAATCGTGTTAAACACGGGAATCAGAAGTCCATTTCCAGAGACGACGATGTTGTTCCGTTATGGAACCAGAATTGATTAGATGATAGAGGTTGCGAGGTGCAACGCTATACTTGAGTTTCTGGTGCGGTGAAGAAGAGAAATTGGCATGCAAGGTTACTACTCCAACGCTCAAGTCAGTATGCGAGTAAGATGGATGAATAAAGTTTGACTTTAAATTATGTAGCTTAAAAATTGCATGATTCATCTTTATACAATTGAACAGTTATAACAACATATTTTTCTTTATACGTGAGATATAGGGAACCATTGGATGAATTCATGATCTAAATCTCCTACGCTAGCCCAAGATAATGTTCCTACTCATTGGGTGAGGTGGTAGATTATAACCTTCTCTAAACGGCAACAACATGGCCTTTTAGCCGAGTCAAAATATGTGTACAAGTATTTTCAGTGTTTAGGTATTAATCTCTCTCACTctctatattaattattttttacaattctgtatattaaaatagtttatttatttcacgtttaaatataatatttattattctttacAATTCTATATAACCCATAAGCTATTgataatctgtttttttttttttttggttaaataGAATCATATTCTACttcaaataatttataaaaaaaattataagatgataaaaaaaatatataaacatgcaagaaaataatttttaccacaaaaaaatgtaatatatgaataaattataaaatataagctCAAAAATAAGGAGTTTATtgaaaagaaattttattttgaGACAACTTTTGTTAGGATGGCCACTCAGTTTTTTGACGAAGAAAATTAACTAATAATTGttatacaaattttaaaaattgtgatattttactttatatttctaaaaacTATTTTTGAGACCCTATTAAAAACAGTACTGGTAAAAATGATTACAATCAATCTTTATgagaaattatttaaaatatccttttaataaatattttttaaaacttcattacctaataaaatatttaaaataatacttataaagaaaatcaatttttatttgaagtcttcttttgaaagtttctttaatataacaaaataattaaaacatttttagcaaaagtggtaaaaaaaaatattattataacaaAAAGATTAAACATTCTATATATAAAATCAGTTTTTCATAAAAAgaaataaactttttaaaataaatttttatagacAGTCTAAAAGTCTAAAAGTCTAAATGGATTTAAAAGCAATTGATTTGATGCCAGGCGAATAGGGATAGTCACCAAATTCATCTTATCTCTCCGCATATAATTGAATATCGAATTCTCTTCACAAATTCACACCAAATAGAACGATCATGGAAGGAATTGAACACAGAACAGTTGAAGTTAATGGAATCAAGATGCATATTGCCGAGAAAGGCAGAGAAGGACCGGTTGTATTGTTCCTTCACGGCTTCCCTGAACTCTGGTACTCATGGCGCCACCAGATTGCCGCTCTCGGCTCCCTCGGTTACCGTGCGGTGGCTCCTGATCTCCGAGGCTACGGCGACACCGAAGCTCCCGCTTCAGTAAGTAGCTATACGATCTTCCATTTGGTTGGTGATATAGTTGCTCTTATTGATTCACTCGGTGTTGAACAAGTGTTTCTCGTGGCTCATGATTGGGGTGCTATTATTGGTTGGAATCTCTGTTTGTTTAGACCTGAAAAAGTGAAAGCTTATGTGTGTTTGAGTGTTCCATATTTACCGAGAAATCCCAAAGTTAAACCTGTTGATGGCATGCGAGCTGCGTTTGGTGATGATTATTATGTCTGCAGATTCCAGGTTCGTTTGTATTTGCGTTTTCATTATTTGAATATGTCACTTAATTTGCATCTCCCGTTGTATTTTCATTTTTGACTATTTTTAGTTTCGCTGGTACTACTATTGTACTTTTAGTGTCTTTCACATTTTAGTACTGAACTTCTTTGCCATACGGCTCTTGCTGCCTCAAATATATAATTATGAAAAGAGGAAAAGAGTACCACATACAAATAAGAAGCACATGCAATACtctaaaaaagagaaagaagagtcatcTAAAATAAAAGGTTGAAGAAAGAACAGACTATTAGAATCATCAACACACAAATAAAGAACAAATCAATATTGGAACAAGGACAACACACTACTCGAAAGAGACAGTTGATAGAAGGTAAATTCGACCCATGCAAAATGTTGGCCGCCCGGCGCATCCTTAAAAACAGAGGCACCGGAGCGAATCATGCTCCAATTCTAGCAAGGAGAAAACAAAGGCTGAAGTATGAGAATGAATTCATTTCCAAGTCAAATTTCAATCAGTGATTAACCAACATGTTTTCCTACAAAAATGATTTTATTACATATAATTCAGACCATTGAAAGCAAACTATACGGGTCTTCTTACCCTTGCCAGGCCTTGAAAAACCTCAAAAACCCTAGAGTAAAGCCTAGAAGTAGTCCTCATAGAAAAACTTATTTAGGAGACGGGTAACCATGATCAAGCATCCTTCCGACTTTGCTTGATCGGGCAAGAATAGATATGGCCTATCCTCCACCTCCACTTACTTAACAGAATCAAATTAACAAGCCTTAAATCCTTGACCCTTAAACTTCCCTCCCTCTTGAGTTTGCACACATACACCCACTTCACCTAAACAACCTTAACCCCCTGCTGAAAACTCCATAAAAACCTCTTCTGAAGCCCAACTAGTTTATTTCTGATCGAAACCAGtcataaaagaaagaaagaaaaatatgaCATAGAGAATAAATCCATGAATTTAATTTGCTGTGCAAATTAATTCTATAACTGTATTAATTTAAATGCTATTGCTTtctatgtaattattattatttgatatacGATAAGGTTATGAAAGTTTTTCAATCCACGCTTGAAAATGTATGGCTTATGGAAGAATCACTCTGGTAATGTATATCCTAACCCCCGGAGGTTACGTTCACATGCAATTTACATTACTCTGCTCATGTGTGTATATATTATGTTTACAGAAACTGGGAGCTGACAGCAGCATGGACCGGAGCACAAATTAAGGTACCAGTGAAGTTCATCACTGGTGATTTGGATCTAGTTTATGTTT
The Vicia villosa cultivar HV-30 ecotype Madison, WI linkage group LG6, Vvil1.0, whole genome shotgun sequence genome window above contains:
- the LOC131610567 gene encoding uncharacterized protein LOC131610567 isoform X3; this translates as MEGIEHRTVEVNGIKMHIAEKGREGPVVLFLHGFPELWYSWRHQIAALGSLGYRAVAPDLRGYGDTEAPASVSSYTIFHLVGDIVALIDSLGVEQVFLVAHDWGAIIGWNLCLFRPEKVKAYVCLSVPYLPRNPKVKPVDGMRAAFGDDYYVCRFQKLGADSSMDRSTN
- the LOC131610567 gene encoding uncharacterized protein LOC131610567 isoform X4 is translated as MEGIEHRTVEVNGIKMHIAEKGREGPVVLFLHGFPELWYSWRHQIAALGSLGYRAVAPDLRGYGDTEAPASVSSYTIFHLVGDIVALIDSLGVEQVFLVAHDWGAIIGWNLCLFRPEKVKAYVCLSVPYLPRNPKVKPVDGMRAAFGDDYYVCRFQVRLYLRFHYLNIGKENWELTAAWTGAQIKVPVKFITGDLDLVYVSLGTKQYIESGGFKKDVPNLEEVVVQEGVAHFNNQEAADEISNHIYEFIKKY